DNA from Prunus persica cultivar Lovell chromosome G6, Prunus_persica_NCBIv2, whole genome shotgun sequence:
AGACAGAATTAGGAAGAGAAAACTTTGTGGCATTACCTGCTGAGTTCCAATCCATTAGGAAATTAAAAGCATATGAGACAATCCAAGAACCTAACCAGCTAACCAATGTTACTAGGCTACCAGCTGAGCCTTTCATGTTTATGGGAAATATCTGAAATAGAAGTCAACATTTAGAGAAGATGCCACATGTATGCAATGACTGAAATTAGCTTCTAATATTTCAGTTAAAATTGTGGAGATCATGCTTGTGAACCATAACCTACCTCTGACATTATAACCCAAGGAATTCCTCCCATGCCCAATGAGAACGATCCTGTAAATACCTGATTATGGGTTTCAAAGAGGTTGAACAACACTTTAGGTCTATAGGCacattacaaaaagaaaattggagaaaaacaaCTTTTGAGATTCAAGTCAAGTTGCATTACCAGTATGCCAACAAGCGCCAAGATGGGAGTGACGTGCTTCCATTGTTGAAGGTTCTACACATGGTAGACTTGGTTCTCTCaagaaacaattaaaaattacaataaaattgaaagaggACTAGATCGTGCTCTAGACGGAACCTGCAACAAGAATGACAACCCCACAAGGAGGCAACCTAAGCATGTTCCTGTTGAAGATACCTGTAAGAATTATCAGACTTCAGTACTAGAATTTCATTTAGTATTATTATCACTACATAGACCAGAATTCTCACTCTTCTTTGTTCTTACCAGAAGAAGTGGACGTCTTCCAGATTTATCCATCAAAATTACACCCAAACCGGTCATTGGAATCTGCAGAAGAGAAATTAGAATTACAATGAGTAGGAAGTAATAAACAGAAGCCAAATTGGAATTACACTGAGAGCATCAAGCACCTGAACAGCAACCATAGCTATAGTCCCAATACTATCTGAAAATCCTGTCATAAGCCATAGATTCATTTCATTCATCATCTGCTTTCTTTTGGCTCTTGTTAGATAAATGAAAGAAGATCTAAAAAGGCCTTTCACATACCAGCTGAAATGAATATAGTACTTGCATAAAAGGCAATGCCATTAACCCCTCCGAATTGTTGCAGTACCATAAGGCCAACTCCTACCTAACACAATTATAACTTAtgatacaataataaaaacagaaaggcAGGATGTCACAGAAGGGACTGATTTAAAAAGCTCACTATGACGGAATACGCATATCTTCTTTGAAATAAGTCAAGAATGCTTGCTTCTGAAGGCCGCTTCAGAGTTTCTGTATAGTCCTATAAGAGAATACAAACAAATATTAGTCCTTTTTTTCATCCTAGAACTACTCAAAATACTGGTTGTTTCCAGCAGAAGCAGAATAGTTACTGTGTCATTAATTTACTGTTATAATTCAAAACTTACTCTAATCTCAGATTTTTCTTGAGAAATATCAGCATTCTTCCCCCTAAGGTTCTGGAGAGCATCTTCACACTTTTTCTCTTGACCAATCTTTGCCTGAAAATGGGCTCACAATCAAGCATGTCAAAAGTTCCTCAAGTTTTCCATATCAAAGGACAAATGTTGACATTATTGGGGAAACCATGTTGATATAATTAACTACATGACTCACCAGCCATCTAGGAGACTCTGGGATGAAAACTAGACCTAAGATCTGTATAACACAAGGAACAGTTCCTGAATTTTggacaaaagaaaacactGTCAATTACTTCAGTTTATATTTCTcctgcttttctttttaaatccATTGGCaggtagattttttttttgcggtATCTCACTGGTATAGAGTCATTTTTAAATCATTGAGGAAGAGCAAGTTACCTATGAGGGCCAAAGCTCGCCAGTTCAAAAAAGCCCCGATAAGATATGTTAGTGACACACCACAACAAATCATCAACTGCAAAATCAGTGAGAAATAGTAAGCAACGAGTGTATATCTAATGGTTTCCAAATTTGTGAATCATGATGCTTATGCTTACCTGATGAACTGTTGTAAATCCTCCTCGCAGATTCTTTGGTGTTATTTCTGCTATGTATATAGGCACCTGTTTGTTATTGAAACATAAAAACTTTTACCTGGAACTTTAATAACAATCTCTTATGAGTTGCATACATTCCTAACAAAAATTACCACATAAGAAAGAAGTCCCATTCCACATCCTACCAACAGTCTTCCAAGCTCAGCCCACCAAGCAACCtttgaagaagaacaaaagttgaaaaCATGAGCTGAAAACAAGAATTCCACTCTTTTGAATATAAAGAGCAActaaagagagaaaccgtggAAAAACCTTAGAGAAAGCGATGGCTAGCCATCCCAATATGCAGAATATCTCAGAAAACGCCATTGCCTGTCTCCCAAAACAACCGAATTGAGCAAAATTGAAGAGATCAGTAGTTGGTTTGGagtgaaaatattagaaaatttaTAGGAATAACAAAAGGGTAATGGCAGAAACTTACACCTCTTCTACCTATGTAATCTGCTATTCTCCCACTCACTACTGCTCCTATCATTGCTCCAATTGTCAATATTGAACCAAAAACCGAGTACTGCAAAATGGCTAGTGCCCATAAGTTGAAGTATAAAGAAGACATATACATAACTACAT
Protein-coding regions in this window:
- the LOC18774543 gene encoding sugar transporter ERD6-like 5 isoform X2, with translation MAFSEIFCILGWLAIAFSKVAWWAELGRLLVGCGMGLLSYVVPIYIAEITPKNLRGGFTTVHQLMICCGVSLTYLIGAFLNWRALALIGTVPCVIQILGLVFIPESPRWLAKIGQEKKCEDALQNLRGKNADISQEKSEIRDYTETLKRPSEASILDLFQRRYAYSVIVGVGLMVLQQFGGVNGIAFYASTIFISAGFSDSIGTIAMVAVQIPMTGLGVILMDKSGRRPLLLVSSTGTCLGCLLVGLSFLLQNLQQWKHVTPILALVGILVFTGSFSLGMGGIPWVIMSEIFPINMKGSAGSLVTLVSWLGSWIVSYAFNFLMDWNSAGTFFMFSCVSGVTILFVAKLVPETKGRTLEEIQTSMNRFSEKR
- the LOC18774543 gene encoding sugar transporter ERD6-like 5 isoform X1 — its product is MGRESIEEGKLSNPLLVKNIDSESQVYGYGGRGENSGAGNEQQSGIFSSSATTMVVLSTLVAVSGSYVFGSAVGYSSPARSGVMDDLGLTVAEYSVFGSILTIGAMIGAVVSGRIADYIGRRGAMAFSEIFCILGWLAIAFSKVAWWAELGRLLVGCGMGLLSYVVPIYIAEITPKNLRGGFTTVHQLMICCGVSLTYLIGAFLNWRALALIGTVPCVIQILGLVFIPESPRWLAKIGQEKKCEDALQNLRGKNADISQEKSEIRDYTETLKRPSEASILDLFQRRYAYSVIVGVGLMVLQQFGGVNGIAFYASTIFISAGFSDSIGTIAMVAVQIPMTGLGVILMDKSGRRPLLLVSSTGTCLGCLLVGLSFLLQNLQQWKHVTPILALVGILVFTGSFSLGMGGIPWVIMSEIFPINMKGSAGSLVTLVSWLGSWIVSYAFNFLMDWNSAGTFFMFSCVSGVTILFVAKLVPETKGRTLEEIQTSMNRFSEKR